From Candidatus Nezhaarchaeota archaeon, a single genomic window includes:
- a CDS encoding TrpB-like pyridoxal-phosphate dependent enzyme (catalyzes the formation of L-tryptophan from indole and L-serine), with protein MPKEYKILLSEEEIPKQWYNIVPDLPKPLPPPIDPATRKPVPPKAFEAIFGKELVRQEFSMDRWIDVPEEIRDVYRIWRPTPLIRARRLEELLKTPARIYYKWEGVSPPGSHKPNTAVAQAYYLAKQGLQRATTETGAGQWGS; from the coding sequence TTGCCTAAGGAGTATAAGATCCTCTTGAGCGAAGAAGAGATCCCTAAGCAGTGGTATAACATAGTCCCAGACTTGCCTAAGCCCCTCCCTCCACCTATAGACCCAGCCACGAGGAAACCCGTCCCCCCAAAGGCCTTCGAGGCCATCTTCGGCAAGGAGCTAGTTAGGCAGGAGTTTAGCATGGACAGGTGGATCGACGTACCCGAGGAGATCAGGGACGTCTATAGGATATGGAGGCCCACTCCGCTCATAAGAGCTAGGAGGCTTGAGGAGCTCCTTAAGACCCCGGCTAGGATTTACTACAAGTGGGAGGGCGTCAGCCCACCGGGTAGCCATAAGCCGAACACCGCCGTGGCTCAAGCATACTACTTAGCTAAGCAGGGCCTACAGCGCGCTACGACAGAGACTGGCGCTGGACAGTGGGGGTC
- a CDS encoding electron transfer flavoprotein subunit beta/FixA family protein yields MPKACVCVKYSLDVGEIRVDPSTRRPITVGVKRKVSDFDKNAIEEAVRLKERHGWRATAITYGPDEAKSALREALAMGVDEAVLVTDPGYDQSDSLVTSLFLAEAIKKEGPFDLILLGEVSIDDYAYQVGPRIAGLLGLPQITHARRLEVKGGEVVAERDLEEGYEGVVAKMPAVVTVTKEINEPRYPKLMDIMKASKKPIKVLTAKDLGIPEARRGAAGAGVEVLRVLAPEMKRKGQIVKGKEPSEAAAELVELLAKEGVIR; encoded by the coding sequence ATGCCTAAAGCCTGCGTCTGCGTTAAGTACTCTCTAGACGTAGGGGAGATAAGAGTGGACCCGTCGACGAGGAGGCCGATCACGGTGGGCGTGAAGAGGAAGGTGAGCGACTTCGATAAGAACGCCATAGAGGAGGCGGTGAGGCTCAAGGAGAGGCACGGATGGAGGGCCACGGCCATTACCTACGGCCCAGACGAAGCTAAGTCAGCGCTACGCGAAGCCTTGGCCATGGGGGTGGACGAGGCCGTACTAGTGACAGACCCAGGCTACGATCAGAGCGACTCACTAGTCACGAGCCTCTTCCTGGCCGAGGCCATTAAGAAGGAGGGGCCCTTCGACCTAATCCTGCTGGGCGAAGTTAGCATCGACGACTACGCTTACCAAGTGGGACCAAGAATAGCTGGGCTACTAGGCCTACCGCAAATCACCCACGCTAGACGCCTAGAAGTTAAAGGGGGAGAGGTGGTAGCTGAGCGCGACCTAGAGGAGGGCTACGAGGGCGTCGTGGCTAAGATGCCGGCCGTGGTCACCGTGACTAAGGAGATCAACGAGCCTCGCTACCCTAAGCTCATGGACATTATGAAGGCCTCCAAGAAGCCGATTAAGGTGCTCACAGCTAAAGACCTAGGAATACCTGAGGCTAGGAGGGGGGCGGCTGGGGCAGGCGTAGAGGTACTTAGAGTGCTGGCGCCTGAGATGAAGCGCAAGGGGCAGATAGTAAAGGGGAAGGAGCCGAGCGAAGCCGCCGCTGAGCTAGTCGAGCTCCTAGCTAAGGAGGGGGTGATTAGGTGA